The Planococcus liqunii genome includes a region encoding these proteins:
- the fmt gene encoding methionyl-tRNA formyltransferase, whose protein sequence is MTKIVFMGTPAFSAPILRMLVEEGYDVVSVVTQPDRPVGRKKVMTPTPVKEEALRLGLPVYQPEKLKNPEELQHVLDLAPDLIVTAAFGQILPSEVLEAPKLGAINVHASLLPAYRGGAPIHQAIMDGQTETGVTIMYMVDRLDAGDIISQVTVPIGKTDHTGIMFDKLSVAGMELLKETLPSIINRTNERIPQNEVEVTYARNISREQERIDWALSAEAIYNQVRGLHPWPVAFTAYKDQNMKIWWAEERDSAKSGKPGEVLELANDAILVQTGNGVLAITELQPAGKKRMSAADYLKGPKIQAGDLFE, encoded by the coding sequence TTGACCAAGATCGTTTTTATGGGGACGCCGGCTTTTTCGGCCCCCATTCTTCGCATGCTCGTAGAAGAAGGCTATGATGTCGTTTCCGTTGTCACACAGCCGGACCGGCCTGTCGGGCGCAAAAAAGTGATGACGCCAACGCCGGTAAAAGAAGAGGCGCTGCGCCTTGGCCTGCCGGTCTATCAGCCCGAAAAACTGAAAAATCCCGAAGAATTGCAGCATGTACTTGATTTGGCTCCGGACTTGATTGTGACGGCCGCTTTTGGCCAGATCTTGCCGAGCGAAGTGCTTGAAGCACCAAAGCTTGGTGCGATCAATGTCCACGCCTCTCTTCTTCCAGCCTACCGCGGAGGTGCGCCGATTCACCAAGCCATTATGGACGGGCAAACTGAAACAGGCGTGACGATTATGTACATGGTCGACCGGCTCGATGCAGGGGACATCATTTCCCAAGTCACAGTGCCGATCGGCAAGACCGACCATACCGGCATCATGTTTGATAAATTGAGCGTGGCCGGCATGGAATTGTTGAAAGAAACTTTGCCTTCCATCATAAATAGAACCAATGAACGGATTCCGCAGAACGAAGTGGAAGTGACTTATGCCCGCAATATTTCCCGTGAACAGGAACGCATTGACTGGGCGTTGTCGGCTGAAGCCATCTACAACCAGGTGCGCGGGCTGCACCCTTGGCCGGTGGCGTTTACGGCGTATAAGGATCAGAACATGAAAATCTGGTGGGCCGAAGAACGGGATTCTGCAAAAAGCGGCAAGCCCGGCGAAGTGCTGGAATTGGCGAATGACGCCATTCTGGTCCAGACGGGCAATGGCGTTTTGGCCATCACGGAATTGCAGCCGGCCGGCAAAAAGCGGATGTCTGCCGCCGATTATTTAAAAGGACCTAAAATCCAGGCAGGAGATTTATTCGAATGA
- the def gene encoding peptide deformylase — MTILNIVKHPNEILEKKCLTVTKFDKKLAVLLDDMHETMIANDGVGIAAPQVGVDQRVAIVDFGEGQDPIEMVNPELALFEGLDTDVEGCLSFPGIFGEVERPDHIKIKAQERDGSWYELEAEGYEARAILHEMDHLDGILFTSKISKYVTQEELDAMIAEAAAMEEEESV, encoded by the coding sequence ATGACTATACTCAATATTGTGAAACACCCGAACGAAATTCTGGAAAAGAAATGCCTGACAGTGACCAAATTCGATAAAAAGCTTGCCGTTTTACTGGATGATATGCACGAAACGATGATAGCCAATGACGGCGTCGGAATTGCCGCACCGCAAGTCGGCGTGGACCAGCGCGTGGCCATTGTTGATTTTGGGGAAGGGCAGGATCCGATTGAAATGGTCAATCCGGAATTGGCGCTTTTTGAAGGCCTCGATACCGATGTAGAAGGCTGCTTGAGCTTCCCGGGGATTTTTGGGGAAGTGGAACGCCCGGATCACATTAAGATCAAAGCCCAGGAACGGGACGGTTCTTGGTATGAACTGGAAGCAGAAGGATACGAAGCGCGTGCAATTTTGCACGAAATGGACCATTTGGACGGCATTTTGTTCACCAGCAAAATCTCAAAATACGTCACTCAGGAAGAGCTGGACGCCATGATTGCTGAAGCGGCTGCCATGGAAGAGGAGGAATCGGTTTGA
- the pknB gene encoding Stk1 family PASTA domain-containing Ser/Thr kinase produces the protein MLIGRSINGRYKILELIGGGGMSNVYLAHDMILDRDIAIKILRYDFSNEEELQRRFQREALSTTSLAHPNIVNIFDVGEEASIHYLVMEYVPGKTLKEYIIDHSPVSPEEAVKIMTQLTSALAHAHQNQIVHRDIKPQNILMDKEGNVKISDFGIAMALSATSYTQTNSVLGTVHYLSPEQARGGTANKKSDIYSLGIVMYELLTGQLPFSGESAVSIALKHLQTETPSLKKLVPSMPQSLENIVLKATAKNPQHRYQSADEMQEDIATALLPERLDEAKFTVPVDADETKAMPIIKDRVTYESMEKTKELKPAAAKTAPSPAPPKKKKKKGPLIAGIIGLLILAGLITALAFPEMFAPRQVAVPDISGMERDEAVEELQAMGFVIGEEEQRPSEEIEEGHVIRTIPEAGKMRDRESAIQLFVSTGKESREFADYVGRDIDQTLEMLDGENFKSVEQVAEFSDEPEGTILEQEPRAGEEVIVSETDVEFVVSKGKDMRTVENITGYTEDDLNEYARSSGFNIRIIGEEVSENAPAGTVLTQNPAADKQLEAGSTIEVVMSSGKAALPLKTYIHTVEIPFEPEEPPAEGEEAAPQKVQIYIQDQKNTMAEPVEEFTITGTESRKIELQIAEGGSATYRIVRDATVILEETIAYDSVE, from the coding sequence ATGTTGATCGGCAGAAGTATAAATGGCCGCTATAAAATATTGGAATTGATTGGCGGAGGCGGAATGTCAAATGTCTATCTGGCACATGACATGATATTGGACCGCGACATTGCCATTAAAATTTTAAGGTATGATTTTTCAAATGAAGAAGAATTGCAGCGCCGCTTTCAGCGGGAGGCCTTGTCGACGACGAGCCTCGCCCATCCGAATATCGTCAATATATTCGATGTCGGCGAAGAAGCGTCCATCCACTATTTGGTGATGGAGTATGTGCCCGGCAAAACTTTAAAAGAATACATAATCGACCACTCACCTGTGAGCCCTGAAGAAGCGGTTAAGATTATGACTCAATTGACATCGGCGCTCGCTCATGCGCATCAAAACCAGATTGTCCACAGGGATATCAAACCGCAGAATATTTTAATGGATAAGGAAGGCAATGTGAAAATCAGTGATTTTGGCATTGCAATGGCCCTTAGTGCGACTTCCTATACACAGACCAATTCCGTTCTCGGCACCGTCCACTATTTGTCGCCGGAACAAGCACGCGGCGGCACCGCCAATAAGAAATCGGATATTTATTCCCTCGGCATCGTCATGTATGAATTGCTGACGGGGCAATTGCCGTTTTCAGGCGAATCCGCTGTTTCGATTGCGTTGAAACATTTGCAGACCGAAACGCCTTCTTTAAAGAAACTGGTTCCTTCCATGCCGCAAAGCCTTGAAAACATTGTGTTGAAAGCAACGGCCAAAAATCCGCAGCACCGCTATCAGTCAGCAGATGAAATGCAGGAAGACATCGCCACGGCCCTTTTGCCGGAGCGGCTGGACGAAGCGAAGTTCACAGTTCCCGTTGATGCAGATGAAACAAAAGCGATGCCGATCATCAAAGACCGGGTAACGTATGAAAGCATGGAAAAAACGAAAGAACTAAAACCGGCCGCTGCCAAAACAGCGCCATCACCTGCACCTCCGAAGAAAAAGAAGAAAAAAGGACCGTTGATTGCCGGGATTATTGGGCTATTGATCCTTGCAGGTTTGATAACGGCACTTGCTTTCCCTGAAATGTTCGCGCCGAGGCAAGTCGCTGTTCCGGATATTTCCGGAATGGAACGCGATGAAGCCGTCGAAGAATTGCAGGCAATGGGCTTTGTGATCGGAGAAGAGGAACAGCGGCCTTCAGAAGAAATTGAAGAGGGCCATGTGATTCGGACCATCCCGGAAGCAGGCAAAATGCGCGACCGTGAGTCAGCGATTCAATTGTTTGTCAGCACCGGGAAAGAGTCGAGGGAATTCGCCGATTATGTCGGCCGCGACATCGACCAAACGCTGGAAATGCTGGATGGCGAAAATTTCAAATCCGTCGAGCAGGTAGCGGAGTTTTCTGATGAACCGGAAGGAACCATCCTTGAACAGGAACCGAGAGCCGGCGAAGAAGTCATTGTCTCTGAAACAGACGTTGAATTTGTGGTCAGCAAAGGAAAAGATATGCGCACCGTTGAAAATATAACCGGGTATACAGAAGACGATTTAAATGAATACGCCAGGTCTTCTGGCTTTAATATCCGCATCATCGGCGAAGAAGTTTCTGAGAACGCGCCGGCAGGGACCGTCTTGACGCAGAACCCGGCTGCAGACAAACAGCTGGAAGCGGGCAGCACAATTGAAGTGGTTATGTCTTCGGGTAAAGCGGCGCTGCCGCTCAAAACATATATCCATACCGTAGAGATTCCATTTGAACCGGAAGAACCGCCGGCAGAAGGCGAAGAAGCGGCACCGCAGAAAGTGCAGATTTATATTCAGGATCAAAAAAATACAATGGCCGAACCGGTCGAGGAATTCACCATTACAGGAACCGAATCCCGCAAAATTGAATTGCAGATTGCTGAAGGCGGAAGTGCCACATATCGCATTGTCCGTGACGCTACTGTTATTTTGGAAGAAACCATTGCCTATGACAGCGTTGAGTAA
- a CDS encoding extracellular matrix/biofilm biosynthesis regulator RemA family protein: protein MDLKKSVKFISLGGGNAVSVSRIVSIVTPDSAPSKRLVQEARGKGLLIDATGGKKTKSIFIMDSDHVVISAVSAETVIARAEENDDETNEG from the coding sequence ATGGATTTGAAGAAATCGGTGAAATTTATCTCTCTTGGTGGCGGCAATGCCGTTTCGGTAAGCCGGATTGTTTCAATCGTGACGCCGGATTCTGCACCGTCGAAGCGGCTGGTCCAAGAAGCACGGGGAAAAGGCCTGTTGATCGATGCCACTGGAGGAAAAAAGACCAAGTCTATTTTTATTATGGACAGCGACCATGTGGTGATTTCCGCGGTATCTGCTGAAACAGTGATTGCCCGTGCGGAAGAAAATGATGACGAGACGAATGAGGGATAA
- the priA gene encoding primosomal protein N' produces MIAEVIVDVAAHPIDRPFDYAIPLHLQVLVEPGMRVKVPFGPRKVLGFITAIKETSEFDPARLKPIHELMDVVPVLNDELLEMAKWMKIQTVCFEIDALQVMIPSALRAKYEKRFVLNAPLEDIAEPLRRYFEKRPFVRSQDAVEVYDLLKKELGRGTIVADTDISQQTAVKKVRMIHITDSLEKLESIEIRPNAKQQVKLMAYMKNHTGKAIESSRLQKEAGVSLPTIYGLVEKGAATINNEESYRDPLLEATIEQKQSLKLTEAQQTAFNAIERSLNTPKTFLLHGITGSGKTEIYLQTIDQVLKEGKEAIMLVPEISLTPQMTLRFKERFGDLVAVLHSGLSAGEKYDEWRKIQRAEVKVVVGARSAIFAPFQNLGLIILDEEHESSYKQDDSPRYHARDVAIWRSEQHNCPVILGSATPSLESYARAQKGVYELLVLEKRAKNQPLPDVQIIDMREELRNGNRSMFSVPLAEAIRERLERKEQVVLFLNKRGYSSFVLCRDCGTVMQCPNCDISLTYHRSSELMKCHYCGYDEPVPHTCPECESEHIRFFGTGTQKVEEELAKLVPEARVLRMDVDTTRNKGAHEKILSAFGEGKADILLGTQMIAKGLDFPNITLVGVLSADTTLHLPDFRAAEKTYQLLTQVSGRAGRDILPGEVYVQSYTPEHYAITLAKDQLYEPFYDQEMSMRRASGYPPYYYVVNIQFTHEDLMTVAGYADQSVRYLQSQLSASTIIIGPSASLIARVNNRYRYQCLIKYKKEPKLADVLQQLIKIYRSEWLKKGATLSIDMNPTSVM; encoded by the coding sequence ATGATCGCTGAAGTCATCGTCGATGTTGCTGCGCATCCCATTGACCGGCCTTTTGACTATGCCATCCCGCTTCACCTGCAAGTGCTGGTGGAGCCTGGCATGCGCGTAAAAGTTCCATTCGGCCCCCGCAAAGTGCTTGGCTTTATCACCGCGATTAAAGAAACGTCCGAATTTGATCCGGCGCGTTTAAAACCGATCCATGAATTGATGGACGTCGTTCCCGTATTAAATGATGAACTATTGGAAATGGCCAAATGGATGAAAATCCAGACGGTTTGTTTTGAAATCGATGCGCTGCAAGTGATGATTCCTTCAGCGCTTCGGGCAAAATATGAAAAGCGCTTTGTGCTGAATGCTCCGTTGGAAGACATTGCGGAACCGCTCCGCCGTTATTTTGAAAAGCGTCCGTTTGTGCGTTCGCAGGACGCGGTTGAAGTATATGATTTGCTGAAAAAGGAATTGGGCCGGGGAACGATTGTTGCCGATACAGATATTTCCCAGCAGACGGCGGTTAAAAAAGTCCGCATGATCCATATCACGGATTCCCTCGAGAAACTGGAGAGCATTGAAATCCGCCCCAACGCCAAACAGCAAGTAAAGCTGATGGCGTATATGAAAAATCATACAGGGAAAGCGATTGAATCGTCCCGGCTGCAAAAAGAAGCAGGCGTTTCACTGCCCACAATCTACGGGTTGGTGGAAAAAGGCGCGGCTACCATAAATAATGAAGAATCCTACCGTGATCCATTGCTGGAGGCGACCATTGAACAGAAACAGTCGCTCAAGCTTACCGAAGCGCAGCAGACGGCATTTAATGCCATCGAACGGTCGCTGAACACCCCAAAAACTTTCCTTCTTCACGGCATCACAGGAAGCGGCAAAACCGAGATTTACCTTCAGACAATCGATCAAGTGCTGAAAGAAGGAAAAGAAGCCATTATGCTCGTTCCGGAAATTTCCTTGACGCCGCAAATGACGCTGCGCTTTAAAGAGCGCTTCGGCGATCTCGTAGCGGTGCTGCACAGCGGCTTATCGGCAGGGGAGAAATACGATGAGTGGCGGAAAATCCAGCGCGCGGAAGTGAAAGTGGTGGTCGGGGCAAGATCCGCCATTTTTGCACCGTTCCAAAACCTGGGATTGATTATTTTGGATGAAGAGCACGAATCGAGCTACAAACAAGATGATTCTCCGCGCTACCATGCACGCGATGTCGCCATTTGGCGCAGCGAACAGCATAATTGCCCGGTCATTCTTGGAAGCGCTACGCCGTCGCTGGAATCATATGCACGCGCACAAAAAGGGGTCTATGAGCTGCTGGTGCTTGAAAAACGGGCAAAAAACCAGCCTTTGCCGGATGTTCAGATCATTGATATGCGGGAAGAGCTGCGAAACGGCAACCGTTCGATGTTCTCGGTTCCGCTGGCCGAAGCAATCCGTGAACGGCTTGAGAGAAAAGAGCAAGTGGTGTTGTTCCTTAACAAACGGGGCTATTCTTCGTTTGTTTTGTGCCGCGACTGCGGGACAGTCATGCAATGCCCGAACTGTGACATTTCACTTACGTATCACCGCTCAAGCGAATTGATGAAATGCCATTATTGCGGCTATGATGAACCGGTGCCGCATACCTGCCCGGAATGCGAAAGTGAACACATCCGCTTTTTCGGAACAGGTACGCAAAAAGTGGAAGAAGAACTGGCAAAACTGGTGCCGGAAGCGCGCGTACTGCGGATGGATGTGGATACGACCCGGAACAAAGGCGCCCATGAAAAAATCCTGTCGGCGTTCGGGGAAGGGAAAGCGGATATTCTTCTGGGGACCCAGATGATTGCCAAAGGGCTTGATTTCCCGAACATTACTTTGGTCGGCGTGTTGTCGGCAGATACAACTTTGCATTTGCCGGATTTCCGGGCTGCGGAGAAAACCTATCAGCTGCTGACGCAAGTCAGCGGCCGGGCAGGGCGCGATATCTTGCCGGGCGAGGTGTATGTCCAGTCGTATACACCGGAGCACTATGCAATTACGCTGGCAAAAGACCAATTGTACGAACCGTTTTATGACCAGGAAATGTCGATGCGACGAGCAAGCGGCTATCCGCCGTATTACTACGTCGTCAATATCCAGTTTACCCATGAAGACTTGATGACTGTGGCCGGCTATGCGGACCAATCCGTCCGGTATCTTCAGTCCCAGTTGTCAGCCAGTACGATTATAATCGGGCCCTCGGCGTCGCTCATTGCCCGTGTGAACAATAGATATCGCTACCAATGTTTGATAAAATACAAAAAAGAACCGAAACTGGCGGATGTTTTGCAGCAGCTGATTAAAATTTACCGCTCTGAGTGGCTGAAAAAAGGCGCTACGCTGTCGATTGATATGAACCCGACATCCGTGATGTAG
- the gmk gene encoding guanylate kinase — translation MRKQRGLLIVLSGPSGVGKGTVRKALFSQPNTNYEYSISMTTRSPREGEVDEVDYFFKTRSEFEELIEQDQLLEWAEFVGNYYGTPLEYVNKMRDAGRDVFLEIEVQGAAQVRAKVPDGLFIFLAPPSLSELEERLVGRGTESDAVIASRLQAARQELEMMNLYDYVVENDLVEHACERINAIIIAEHCKRERVEKRYFDMLKENV, via the coding sequence ATGAGAAAACAACGCGGACTGCTGATCGTATTATCAGGGCCTTCGGGTGTCGGCAAAGGCACTGTAAGAAAAGCGCTGTTCTCGCAGCCGAATACAAATTATGAATACTCCATTTCCATGACAACCCGCTCGCCGCGTGAAGGCGAAGTGGATGAAGTGGATTATTTCTTCAAGACGCGCAGCGAATTTGAAGAATTGATCGAACAGGACCAACTGCTCGAATGGGCGGAGTTTGTCGGGAATTACTACGGCACTCCACTTGAATACGTCAACAAAATGCGCGACGCGGGGCGTGATGTATTTCTTGAGATTGAAGTCCAGGGAGCTGCGCAAGTGCGCGCAAAAGTTCCGGACGGCTTGTTTATCTTCCTGGCGCCGCCAAGTTTATCGGAATTGGAAGAACGGCTGGTCGGCCGCGGCACCGAATCGGACGCCGTTATCGCTTCCCGCCTCCAGGCTGCAAGGCAGGAGCTTGAAATGATGAATTTATACGATTATGTCGTTGAAAACGACTTGGTGGAACACGCATGCGAACGCATCAATGCCATCATTATTGCTGAACACTGCAAACGGGAACGAGTAGAAAAAAGATATTTTGATATGCTAAAGGAGAATGTATAA
- a CDS encoding Stp1/IreP family PP2C-type Ser/Thr phosphatase — protein sequence MFQYVMESDTGRKRKINEDRVAVLRRPDGLLLAIVADGMGGHNAGDIASELTVSTLGRLFTEESSEVLSTVDQRKTWLSLNVQYVNRLVYEYALNHPDCKGMGTTLIAALIDRYDCVMCHIGDSRAYVIDGAVEQLTRDHSYVNVLVDSGEISEEEAEDHPKKNWIVKALGTDPEIDGEILHFSLEDSSYLLICSDGLSNKISKKDIAAIVLSAIPLSQKGEEMVKLANELGGEDNISFVLLSSKAEEV from the coding sequence TTGTTTCAGTACGTCATGGAAAGTGATACTGGCAGAAAACGCAAAATAAACGAGGACCGCGTTGCAGTCCTTCGGCGGCCGGATGGTCTTTTGCTGGCCATCGTAGCCGATGGAATGGGCGGGCATAATGCAGGGGATATCGCAAGCGAATTGACCGTTTCGACATTGGGAAGGCTTTTTACAGAAGAAAGTTCAGAGGTCCTGTCAACAGTAGATCAGCGCAAAACCTGGCTTTCGCTCAATGTCCAATACGTGAACCGGCTTGTTTATGAATATGCATTGAACCATCCGGACTGCAAGGGGATGGGCACGACACTGATTGCAGCGCTGATTGACCGGTACGACTGCGTGATGTGCCATATTGGCGACAGCCGCGCTTACGTCATTGACGGGGCAGTTGAGCAATTGACGCGCGACCATTCCTATGTCAATGTGCTGGTGGACAGCGGGGAAATCAGTGAGGAAGAAGCGGAAGACCATCCAAAGAAAAATTGGATTGTCAAAGCACTGGGAACCGATCCCGAAATTGACGGGGAAATTCTCCATTTCTCTTTGGAGGATTCTTCCTATTTGTTGATTTGCTCGGACGGTTTAAGCAATAAAATATCAAAAAAAGACATCGCAGCAATCGTACTTTCTGCTATCCCGCTTTCCCAAAAAGGGGAAGAAATGGTGAAACTCGCGAATGAACTGGGAGGAGAAGACAATATTTCGTTTGTCCTTCTTTCCTCAAAGGCTGAGGAGGTATAG
- the rsmB gene encoding 16S rRNA (cytosine(967)-C(5))-methyltransferase RsmB: protein MKNKKLQGNVRDAAFSILWAVENKQAYSNLLLHQTIQSHGIADKNKGLLTEITYGTLQHQMTLDYYLEPYLKGKIEPWVKTLLRMSLYQIVYLDRIPAHAVVHEAVEIAKRRGHGGVASVVNGVLRSVQRSGVRSFNTISDPYEKIAIETSHPVWMIKRWAEQFGLEKTREMALENNKIPPQTVRVNTVQATPEEVIEMLESEGLEAVQSELVPECLIVTNGQPAKTATFEKGFITIQDESSMLPAYALQVEPEMEVLDMCAAPGGKTTHIAEKMQNKGQLFAMDLHQHKIKLIDETAKRLGHTVIETEVGDGKKSVERFGVEKFDRILVDAPCSGLGVIKRKPDIKYTKKEADFARLQEIQLELLDQASQLLKPDGIMVYSTCTVDSIENRGTAEKFLKDHPEMEKIEVALPKALGLKNTGFVQIFPQDFGGDGFFISAFRKIATA from the coding sequence ATGAAAAATAAAAAATTACAAGGCAATGTAAGGGATGCCGCTTTTTCAATCCTATGGGCGGTAGAAAATAAGCAGGCATACAGCAATCTGCTGTTGCATCAGACCATTCAAAGCCACGGCATTGCAGATAAAAACAAGGGTTTGCTGACTGAAATCACATACGGCACGCTGCAGCACCAAATGACGCTCGACTATTATTTGGAACCGTACTTGAAAGGGAAAATCGAGCCATGGGTGAAAACATTGCTGCGCATGTCGCTGTACCAAATTGTTTATTTGGACCGGATTCCGGCCCATGCGGTCGTCCATGAAGCCGTGGAAATTGCGAAACGGCGCGGCCATGGCGGCGTGGCTTCAGTGGTCAACGGCGTCCTTCGTTCCGTTCAGCGCAGCGGGGTCCGCTCGTTCAATACGATCAGCGATCCGTATGAAAAGATTGCCATTGAAACGAGCCACCCGGTTTGGATGATCAAACGCTGGGCAGAACAGTTCGGATTGGAAAAAACGCGCGAAATGGCGTTGGAGAACAATAAAATTCCTCCACAGACCGTCCGCGTCAATACCGTACAGGCGACGCCTGAAGAAGTGATTGAAATGCTGGAATCGGAAGGGCTGGAAGCGGTGCAAAGTGAACTGGTTCCTGAATGCCTCATTGTCACGAATGGCCAGCCGGCCAAAACAGCGACTTTCGAAAAAGGCTTTATCACTATCCAGGATGAAAGTTCGATGCTTCCGGCTTATGCCTTGCAAGTCGAACCGGAGATGGAAGTCCTGGACATGTGCGCAGCGCCAGGCGGCAAAACGACCCATATTGCAGAGAAAATGCAGAACAAAGGGCAGTTGTTCGCGATGGATCTCCATCAGCACAAAATCAAGCTGATTGATGAAACGGCGAAGCGCCTTGGCCATACGGTCATCGAAACCGAAGTCGGCGACGGCAAAAAGAGCGTTGAACGCTTTGGCGTTGAAAAATTTGACCGTATCCTGGTCGATGCTCCGTGCAGTGGGCTTGGCGTCATCAAACGCAAACCGGACATTAAATACACCAAAAAAGAAGCGGATTTTGCACGGCTTCAGGAAATCCAATTGGAGCTGCTGGACCAGGCTTCGCAGTTATTAAAACCGGATGGCATCATGGTATACAGCACATGTACGGTTGATTCGATTGAAAACCGGGGAACGGCGGAGAAATTCCTGAAAGACCATCCCGAAATGGAAAAAATCGAAGTGGCCTTGCCGAAAGCTCTTGGGCTTAAGAATACCGGCTTTGTCCAGATTTTCCCGCAGGATTTCGGCGGCGACGGATTCTTTATCTCGGCTTTCCGGAAAATAGCTACGGCATAA
- the coaBC gene encoding bifunctional phosphopantothenoylcysteine decarboxylase/phosphopantothenate--cysteine ligase CoaBC — protein MLANRKILLCVSGGIAVYKAVALVSKLSQAGATVKVIMTGSARQFVQPLSFQVMSRNDVYYDTFDEKDSSVIAHIDLADWADLILVAPATANVIGKLANGIGDDMLTTTLLAATAPIWVAPAMNVHMYDHPAVKRNIQQLHDDGIRFIEPSEGFLACGYVGKGRLEEPEKITALVADYFARPKLLAGRKVVVTAGPTRERIDPVRFLTNFSSGKMGYAMAEAAAEMGAETVLISGPVTLPVPKGVQRIFVESAEDMLNAVNAEYETADVVVKTAAVADYRPIDVHSQKMKKQAGGSTLELERTTDILQHLGKTKTHQLLIGFAAETNDVAHYAKDKLERKNADYIIANDVSEAQAGFESDTNRVTVYGKGGFEQSFEMMPKLELARRLLGLIMEKEDLHDR, from the coding sequence TTGTTGGCGAATCGTAAAATTTTATTGTGTGTAAGCGGAGGGATTGCTGTTTACAAAGCGGTTGCGCTTGTCAGCAAATTGTCTCAGGCTGGAGCAACTGTCAAAGTGATCATGACCGGATCTGCACGGCAATTTGTTCAGCCGCTGTCCTTCCAGGTCATGTCCAGAAACGATGTTTATTATGATACATTCGATGAAAAAGACTCATCGGTCATCGCGCATATCGATTTGGCCGACTGGGCAGATTTGATCCTCGTGGCGCCGGCTACTGCCAATGTCATCGGCAAATTGGCCAACGGCATCGGAGACGATATGCTGACCACGACATTGCTTGCGGCAACGGCCCCGATTTGGGTAGCTCCTGCGATGAATGTGCATATGTACGACCATCCGGCCGTCAAACGCAATATCCAGCAGCTTCATGACGACGGCATCCGTTTTATTGAACCGTCTGAAGGGTTCCTGGCTTGCGGATATGTCGGCAAAGGCCGGTTGGAAGAACCGGAGAAAATCACCGCATTGGTAGCGGATTATTTTGCGCGGCCAAAATTGCTGGCTGGCAGAAAAGTAGTAGTAACTGCAGGGCCGACGCGCGAGCGGATTGACCCTGTCCGTTTTCTTACAAACTTCTCCAGCGGCAAAATGGGCTACGCGATGGCGGAAGCAGCTGCTGAAATGGGAGCAGAGACCGTGCTCATCAGTGGACCGGTCACACTTCCCGTACCAAAAGGCGTCCAGCGGATTTTTGTTGAAAGCGCAGAAGACATGCTGAATGCCGTAAATGCGGAATACGAAACGGCGGATGTTGTCGTCAAAACAGCAGCCGTGGCTGATTACCGGCCAATCGATGTCCATAGCCAGAAAATGAAGAAGCAGGCAGGCGGTTCTACGCTCGAGTTGGAGCGCACTACCGATATTTTGCAGCATCTCGGGAAAACCAAAACCCATCAGCTTTTGATTGGGTTTGCAGCGGAAACCAATGATGTGGCGCATTATGCAAAAGACAAACTGGAACGGAAAAACGCAGACTATATTATTGCCAACGATGTCAGTGAAGCACAGGCAGGATTTGAATCGGATACAAACCGGGTGACCGTTTACGGCAAAGGCGGTTTTGAACAGTCATTCGAGATGATGCCGAAACTGGAGCTTGCACGCCGGCTGCTTGGGCTGATTATGGAAAAGGAAGATTTGCATGATCGCTGA
- the rpoZ gene encoding DNA-directed RNA polymerase subunit omega: protein MLYPSVDKLKSQVNSKYSLVALASKRARQLHEHSDEKLDKYVSAKSVGKALEEVAAGVLRPEHQDEFAIYEDEI from the coding sequence ATGTTATATCCATCCGTTGATAAGTTAAAAAGCCAGGTCAATTCAAAGTATTCGCTGGTTGCTCTTGCATCCAAGCGCGCCCGTCAATTGCACGAACACAGCGATGAAAAGCTGGACAAATATGTTTCTGCCAAATCGGTCGGAAAAGCGCTTGAAGAAGTAGCGGCCGGCGTATTGAGACCGGAACATCAAGATGAATTTGCTATTTATGAAGATGAAATTTAA